One window of Ziziphus jujuba cultivar Dongzao chromosome 5, ASM3175591v1 genomic DNA carries:
- the LOC107421150 gene encoding uncharacterized protein LOC107421150, whose protein sequence is MAVSSSRARARSSGPVLRSLSPSGRFYSGNSNRSLSSSSSAFASSTSSSFSTPTSSFFNNHHHDHDNHLHRPGSPTRVNLCPSAPLSSSSVRFSIDHRSISPNRSITVSKHSGPISMPKKNCMCSPTTHPGSFRCSLHKNVGGNGSHSATPYPSTRLNMRRSAMTNSLVRIGGVEGEWVKRALTALIRPSSHQQKRRAGFQPRPSRLSVMSKAEDI, encoded by the coding sequence ATGGCGGTTTCATCTTCTAGAGCAAGAGCCAGATCGAGCGGACCAGTGCTTCGCTCGCTCTCTCCCTCTGGAAGATTTTACTCTGGAAATTCAAATCGTTCATTGTCTTCTTCGTCGTCAGCGTTTGCTTCCTCTACAAGCTCCAGTTTTTCCACTCCGACGTCCTCTTTCTTCAACAATCACCACCATGACCACGATAACCATCTTCACCGACCTGGTTCTCCCACTCGTGTCAATCTATGCCCATCCGCACCTCTTTCTTCATCCTCCGTTCGATTCTCGATCGACCACCGTTCAATCTCTCCCAATCGGTCCATAACCGTCTCGAAGCATAGCGGTCCGATATCCATGCCCAAGAAGAACTGTATGTGTTCTCCGACGACTCATCCCGGATCGTTTCGTTGCAGTCTTCATAAGAATGTCGGCGGCAATGGGAGTCACAGTGCGACGCCGTATCCTTCGACGCGGTTGAACATGCGCAGATCTGCTATGACGAATTCTCTGGTTCGTATCGGTGGCGTGGAAGGTGAGTGGGTGAAGAGAGCTTTGACCGCGCTGATTCGGCCTTCTTCGCATCAGCAGAAAAGGAGAGCTGGTTTTCAGCCGAGGCCAAGTCGACTCTCGGTCATGTCGAAGGCAGAAGATATCTGA
- the LOC107421161 gene encoding calcium uptake protein, mitochondrial: protein MSSLRSSSIRRSTPSINQLASIQLVQFRHFHAPLPSSLPPLTASSLGPNRPQSPASGSFLKWISGITVGSGLGLLYWSYSSSKSDFNSGFFNKSLLSFADSSTPTGEATVVDVWRSNSLFRKLSLPDSGPKFLFGDEYRRKIFFNYEKRIRLRSPPEKVFEYFASFRTPEGELLMKPADLMRAVVPVFPPSESHLVRDGYLIGERSPGELRCAPSEFFMLFDVNKDGHISFKEYIFFVTLLSIPESSFHVAFKMFDIDNSGEIDKEEFKKVMALMRAHNRQGLQHRDGLRFGMKVNGSVDNGGLVEYFFGEDGNRTLQHDKFFKFLKDLQEEILNLEFAHYDYKLRGTISAKDFALSMVASADMSHLNRLLDRVDELNNERHLRDMRITLEEFKSFAELRKKLHPFSLALFSYGKVNGLLTREDFQRAASNVCGVNLTSKVVEIVFHVFDTNCDGNLTLHEFIRVLHRRERDIAQPIESGLIGFLYHCLDSMKNRSFARFLPLNEFPEI, encoded by the exons ATGTCTTCCTTACGATCTTCTTCCATAAGACGATCCACACCGTCAATCAACCAACTCGCTTCGATCCAACTGGTCCAGTTCCGCCATTTTCACGCACCACTTCCATCTTCACTGCCTCCGTTGACCGCCTCAAGCTTGGGTCCGAATAGGCCTCAAAGCCCTGCTTCCGGCTCTTTCCTCAAATGGATTTCCGGAATCACAGTCGGGTCGGGTCTAGGGCTTCTTTACTGGTCCTATTCTTCTTCAAAATCCGATTTCAATTCCGGTTTCTTCAACAAGTCATTGCTCTCTTTCGCTGACTCGTCAACACCGACCGGCGAAGCCACGGTGGTGGACGTCTGGCGTTCCAATTCATTGTTTCGTAAATTGTCTCTTCCAGACAGTGGCCCTAAGTTTCTGTTCGGAG ATGAATACAGGAGAAAGATTTTCTTCAACTACGAGAAGCGCATAAGGTTGCGAAGTCCTCCAGAGAAG GTGTTTGAGTACTTTGCATCCTTTCGTACACCTGAAGGAGAACTACTTATGAAACCAGCAGACCTTATGCGGGCAGTTGTTCCTGTTTTTCCACCATCCGAATCCCACCTTGTTAGAGATGGATATCTGATAGGGGAAAGGAGTCCCGGAGAGTTACGTTGTGCTCCTTCAGAATTTTTTATGCTATTTGATGTAAACAAAGATGGACATATATCTTTTAAAGA GTATATCTTTTTTGTAACCCTACTCAGTATCCCAGAATCAAGCTTTCATGTGGCATTCAAAATGTTTGACATTGACAATAGCGG GGAAATAGATAAGGAAGAATTCAAGAAAGTAATGGCTTTGATGCGAGCCCATAACAGACAGGGGTTGCAACATAGGGACGGACTTCGATTTGGGATGAAAGTCAATGGTTCTGTTGATAATGGAGGCCTTGTGGAGTACTTCTTTGGTGAAGATGGAAACAGAACCCTTCAGCATGATaagtttttcaagtttttgaaaGATTTGCAAGAAGAA ATACTGAATTTGGAGTTTGCCCATTATGACTACAAATTACGGGGAACCATATCAGCTAAGGACTTTGCATTATCCATGGTTGCTTCTGCTGATATGAGTCATTTAAATAGGTTGCTTGATCGTGTTGATGAACTAAACAATGAGCGACACCTTAGAGACATGCGCATTACATTAGAGGAATTCAAAAGTTTTGCAGAGCTACGCAAAAAATTACATCCGTTTTCTTTGGCTTTATTCAGCTATGGAAAAGTAAATGGTCTATTAACAAGAGAGGATTTTCAGAGAGCTGCTTCCAAT GTTTGTGGTGTAAATCTTACCAGCAAGGTGGTCGAAATTGTCTTCCACGTGTTTGATACAAATTGTGATGGAAATTTAACCTTACACGAATTCATTCGAGTTCTACACAGGAGGGAAAGGGACATAGCTCAACCTATTGAGTCAGGACTGATTGGGTTTTTATATCACTGCTTGGACTCTATGAAGAATCGCTCGTTTGCACGGTTTCTTCCATTAAATGAATTCCCTGAAATTTAA
- the LOC107421160 gene encoding protein PHOX1, producing MGKPTGKKKEQEVQKPVNANGKMSKPSDKSSKAFDEDTAIFINMSQELKEEGNKLFQKRDHEGAMLKFEKALKLLPRNHIEVAHLHSNMAACYMQMGLGEYPRAINECNLALEVSPKYSKALLKRAKCYEALNRLDLALRDVNRVLNIEPNNLSALEIFEEVKKVMGEKGIAFDEKEIGVAHEEQTASSRMRKVVKEKLKKKKGKKIEKPEDKVIVEDKPSSIKDKEVVTKTVVQEKKQVIKPIKEEKVVTKTVKLVFGEDIRWAQLPVNCSMRLVRDIVRDRFPGLKGVLVKYKDQEGDLVTITTTDELRVAESSGDLQGSLRLYITEVSLDQEPVYEKISNEEGSEGDRKSSNVIENGNIGKGREVEKGITSVENWIIQFARLFKNHVGFDSDSYLDLHELGMKLYSEAMEDTVTSDDAQELFGIAADMFQEMAALALFNWGNVHMSRARKQVSCPEDASRDSIMEQIKAAYDWAQKEYRKAEMRYEEALKIKPDFYEGYLALGQQQFEHAKLHWYYASRSKVDLESDLATEVLQLYNKAEDSMEKGMLMWEQMEEQRLNGLSKGDKYRAELQKMGLDGLFKDISADEAAEQAANMKSQIYLLWGTLLYERSVVEYKLGLPTWEECLEVSVEKFELAGASQTDVAVMMKNHCSNETALEGLGFKIDEIVQAWNEMYDANRWHIGIPSFRLEPLFRRRVPKLHSILENGAFF from the exons ATGGGAAAACCAACTGGAAAGAAGAAGGAACAGGAGGTACAAAAGCCTGTAAATGCAAACGGTAAAATGAGCAAGCCCTCCGATAAAAGCTCCAAAGCCTTCGATGAAGACACTGCAATCTTCATCAACATGTCTCAGGAGCTCAAAGAAGAAGGTAACAAACTCTTCCAGAAGCGTGACCATGAAGGTGCTATGTTGAAATTCGAAAAGGCCCTCAAACTTCTCCCTAGGAACCATATTGAGGTAGCTCATCTGCATAGCAACATGGCCGCGTGTTATATGCAAATGGGTCTCGGTGAGTACCCTCGGGCAATCAATGAATGCAATTTAGCATTAGAGGTATCACCTAAATATAGTAAAGCCCTGTTAAAAAGAGCAAAGTGTTATGAAGCCCTGAATCGGTTGGATTTGGCACTCAGAGATGTTAACCGTGTTTTGAACATCGAACCTAATAATCTTAGTGCATTGGAGATTTTTGAAGAGGTGAAGAAGGTTATGGGTGAAAAGGGTATAGCTTTTGATGAGAAGGAAATTGGCGTTGCTCATGAAGAGCAGACTGCTAGTTCTCGAATGCGCAAAGTGGTGAAAGAGAaactaaagaagaagaaaggtaaGAAAATAGAGAAGCCTGAAGACAAGGTCATTGTGGAGGATAAGCCCAGTTCTATTAAGGATAAAGAAGTGGTTACAAAGACTGTTGTTCAGGAGAAGAAGCAAGTTATTAAGCCTATCAAGGAGGAAAAAGTGGTTACCAAAACAGTCAAGTTGGTATTTGGGGAGGATATAAGGTGGGCACAGTTACCAGTGAATTGTAGCATGAGGTTGGTGAGAGATATTGTTAGGGATCGGTTTCCTGGCTTGAAGGGTGTTCTTGTGAAGTATAAAGATCAGGAGGGTGATTTGGTTACAATCACTACTACTGATGAGCTAAGGGTGGCTGAATCATCGGGTGATCTGCAGGGTTCACTTAGATTATATATAACAGAAGTCAGCCTTGATCAAGAACCAGTTTATGAAAAAATAAGCAATGAGGAGGGATCTGAGGGTGATAGAAAATCAAGTAATGTTATTGAGAATGGTAATATTGGAAAAGGTAGAGAAGTGGAGAAGGGGATTACTTCTGTTGAGAACTGGATAATCCAATTTGCTAGGCTGTTCAAAAACCATGTTGGTTTTGATTCTGATTCGTACTTGGATCTTCACGAGCTTGGTATGAAGCTATACTCGGAGGCAATGGAGGATACTGTAACAAGTGATGATGCTCAAGAACTTTTTGGCATTGCTGCAGATATGTTCCAAGAGATGGCTGCTTTGGCATTGTTTAACTGGGGAAATGTTCATATGTCTAGGGCAAGGAAGCAAGTGTCATGTCCAGAAGATGCTTCAAGAGATTCCATTATGGAGCAGATTAAGGCTGCGTATGATTGGGCACAAAAGGAGTATAGGAAGGCAGAGATGAGATATGAAGAAGCTCTGAAAATCAAACCTGATTTCTATGAAGGTTATCTTGCACTTGGCCAGCAGCAGTTTGAGCATGCAAAGCTCCATTGGTATTATGCAAGTAGGAGTAAGGTTGACCTAGAAAGTGACCTTGCAACAGAGGTTCTTCAGCTTTATAACAAGGCTGAAGACAGCATGGAAAAGGGAATGCTTATGTGGGAGCAGATGGAGGAGCAACGTCTAAATGGACTCTCCAAAGGTGATAAATATAGAGCTGAGTTACAGAAAATGGGATTGGATGgtttatttaaagatatatcTGCAGACGAAGCTGCTGAACAGGCTGCAAATATGAAGTCCCAGATTTACCTCTTATGGGGTACCTTGCTGTATGAGCGTTCTGTCGTCGAATATAAGCTAGGACTTccaacttgggaagaatgtttagaGGTTTCTGTTGAGAAGTTTGAACTTGCTGGAGCTTCTCAAACAGATGTAGCTGTTATGATGAAGAACCATTGTTCCAATGAAACAGCTCTAGAAG GTTTGGGGTTCAAGATTGATGAGATAGTACAGGCATGGAATGAGATGTATGATGCTAATAGGTGGCATATTGGCATTCCTTCTTTCCGGCTTGAACCATTGTTTCGTCGACGGGTGCCTAAACTTCATTCAATCTTGGAAAATGGAGCTTTCTTTTGA